Genomic window (Pseudomonas sp. L5B5):
GCCGCGAAACCCCGAACTGCTCGGCCAGCGCGCGCTCGGCTGGCAACCGCTCTCCTGCCGTCAAGGTGCCTTCGAGAATCATCGCTTCCAGGCGCTCGACAATATCGTCGGACAAACGGCGCTGGCGTATCTGGTCAAAGCTCATCACTCACTCCCCACCCTCCCAACCCATCGTCGGAGGGGCTCTATTCTGGCCTATTCGCGTCGCGCCAACACCTGGCAGAAGGCGGTCATTTCCAGCGATCAGATGCCTCGCTGCACTCACCTGCGACAAAAGTTTTAGGGCGGCAAATTGACACACCGAGCCCAACGCTTTTACCCTAGCCGACAGCGATTGTAAATTGGTCTTACCAATTAACCAAGAACGCTAACAGTGCCTGACCAACAACAATTAGGGGCCACCCCACTATGCAAACCTGGCAACAGCTCTATAGCCCGCTTGGCAGCCTCGGCCTGTCCGCCCTCGCCGCCGTCATCCCGATCGTGTTCTTCTTCCTGGCCCTGGCCGTATTCCGCCTCAAGGGACACGTCGCCGGAAGTATCACCCTGGCCTTGTCGATCCTGGTGGCGATCTTCGCCTTCCAGATGCCCGCCGACATGGCCCTCGCTGCCGCTGGCTATGGATTTGCCTACGGTCTGTGGCCCATCGCCTGGATCATTGTCGCCGCCGTTTTCCTCTACAAGCTGACCGTGAAGAGCGGCCAGTTTGAAATCATCCGCAGCTCGGTGCTGTCGATCACCGACGACCAGCGCCTGCAGGTACTGCTGATCGGCTTCTGCTTCGGCGCCTTCCTCGAAGGGGCGGCAGGTTTCGGCGCCCCGGTGGCGATCACTGCCGCCCTGCTGGTGGGCCTGGGCTTCAACCCGCTGTATGCCGCCGGCCTGTGCCTGATCGCCAACACCGCGCCCGTGGCCTTTGGCGCCCTGGGCATCCCGATCATCGTCGCCGGCCAGGTGACCGGCATCGACGCCTTCAAGATCGGCGCCATGACCGGTCGCCAACTGCCATTGCTATCGCTGTTCGTCCCCTTCTGGCTGGTTTTCATGATGGACGGCCTGCGCGGGGTCAAGGAAACCTGGCCAGCAGCGCTGGTGGCCGGCTTGAGCTTTGCCGTCACCCAGTACTTCACCTCGAACTTCATCGGTCCCGAGCTGCCGGACATCACTTCGGCCCTGGCCAGCCTGGTCTCCCTGACCCTGTTCCTGAAGATTTGGCAACCCAAGCGCAGCGCCGACGCAAGAATCCCCGGCGTCAGCGCCGACATCGCCATCACCGCCAGTGCCGGCGGCTTTGGCCAGCCGCGTACCAGCCAGGCCTCCCCCTACAGCCTGGGCCAGATCTTCAAGGCCTGGTCGCCGTTCCTGATCCTCACCGTGCTGGTCACCATCTGGACCCTCAAGCCGTTCAAGGCGATGTTCGCAGCCGGCGGTTCGATGTACGCCTGGGTGTTCAACTTCGCCATCCCGCACCTGGACCAGATGGTGGTCAAGGTGGCCCCGATCGTCACCGCGCCGACCGCCATCCCGGCGGTCTTCAAGTTCGACCCGATCTCGGCCACCGGCACGGCGATCTTCTTCTCGGCGCTGCTGTCCATGCTGGTACTGAAGATCAATCTGAAAACTGGTCTGACCACTTTAAAGGAAACCTTCTACGAGCTGCGCTGGCCGATCCTGTCCATCGGCATGGTGCTGGCATTCGCCTTCGTCACCAACTACTCGGGCATGTCCTCGACCATGGCTCTGGTACTGGCGGCCACCGGTGCAGCGTTCCCGTTCTTCTCGCCGTTCCTGGGCTGGCTCGGAGTGTTCCTCACCGGTTCCGATACCTCGTCCAACGCCCTGTTCAGCTCGCTGCAGGCCACCACCGCGCACCAGATCGGGGTCAATGACACCTTGCTGGTCGCGGCCAACACCAGCGGTGGCGTGACCGGCAAGATGATTTCGCCACAATCGATCGCCGTGGCCTGCGCCGCCACCGGCCTGGTGGGCAAGGAATCCGACCTGTTCCGCTTTACCCTCAAGCACAGTCTGTTCTTTGCCACTATCGTCGGTCTGATCACCCTGGCCCAGGCCTACTGGTTCACCGGCATGCTGGTGCACTAGGCAACACCCATGGTGCCGCAAGGACTTGCGGCACCAGCCATTCACGACCCGGTCTGCAAGGCTGCTGAAAGCTTGCTGGTTTATCTTTCAGTCGCCGCGCCAGACGAATAACCGGGACCACCCGGAGACACGCCTGATGAGCGAGCTTTTCTACAACGCCGTGCCCAACGCGACCCGTGTCGCGCCACCGCTGGCCGAACCCCGGCAGTACCCCAGCACCAAGCCGGCGCGGGTCTACCTGTTCGGCACCTGCGTGGTCGACCTGTTCTATCCCGAAGCCGGGATGGACGCGATTCACCTGCTGGAGCGCGAAGGCATTCGCGTGGAATACCCACAGGGGCAAAGCTGCTGCGGACAACCGGCCTACACTTCGGGTTACACCGAGCAGGCACGCATCGTGGCCCGCTCGCAATTGGCGCTGTTTGCCGGCGACTATCCGGTGGTGGTGCCCTCGGGCTCCTGCGCAGGCATGCTGCGCGAGCACTATGCGGACTTGTTCAAGGACGAGCCCGAAACACTGAAACAGGTGCAGGCCCTGGCCGCCCGTACCTACGAGCTGGCCGAGTTCCTCCTGCATGTGTGCAAGGTGCAGCTCAAGGACAGCGGCGCACCGGTCAAGGTGGCGCTGCACACCTCCTGCTCGGCACGCCGGGAAATGAACACCCACCTGCATGGCCGTGAGTTGCTGTCACAGCTGAGCAACGTGGAACGGGTAGAACACAGCCACGAAAGCGAATGCTGTGGCTTTGGCGGGACTTTCAGCGTCCGAATGCCGGACATCTCCGGCGCCATGGTCGCGGACAAGACCCGTGCGCTGAAAGACTCCGGCGCCCATCAGGTACTGAGTGCCGACTGCGGCTGCCTGATGAACATCAACGGCGCCCTGGAAAAACAGCAAGAGGCGTTGCGCGGCCAGCACCTGGCGAGCTTCCTCTGGCAACGCACTGGAGGTGCCCGATGAGCACTCCAGAGCTGATTCCGACCACGACGCTGGCGGACGATTTTCGTACCCGGGCCCACCAGGCCCTGGGTGACCAACAACTGCGAAACAACTTTCGCAGTGCCATGGATTCCCTCATGGCCAAGCGTGCGGCCTCGTTCAGCGATGCCCACGAAAGAGAACACCTGCGCGCCCTGGGCAATGCGATTCGCGCCCGGGCGCTGTCCAAGCTGCCCGAGCTGCTCGAGCGCCTGGAACAGAACCTGACCCGCAACGGTGTGACAGTGCACTGGGCGGAAACGGTGGACGAGGCCAATGGCATCGTTCTTTCGATCATCCGTGCTCACGAGGCACGGCAAGTGATCAAGGGCAAATCGATGGTCAGCGAAGAGATGGAAATGAACCATGTCCTCGCTGAACAAGGCATTGAATGCCTTGAGTCGGACATGGGCGAGTTCATCGTCCAGCTCGACCACGAGAAGCCTTCACACATCATTATGCCGGCGATCCACAAGAATGCCGGTCAGGTCGCGTCCTTGTTCCACGACAAACTCGACGTGGAGTACACCAAGGACGTTGACCAACTCATTCAGATCGGTCGCAGGGTCCTGCGGCAGAAATTCTTCGAAGCCGATATCGGCGTTTCCGGCGTCAACTTCGCCGTGGCCGAGACCGGCACCCTGCTGCTGGTGGAAAACGAAGGCAACGGCCGCATGTCCACCACCGTGCCGCCGGTGCACATCGCCGTCACCGGGATCGAGAAAGTCGTCGAGAACCTGCGCGACGTAGTACCACTCCTGTCGCTGCTGACCCGTTCGGCCCTGGGCCAGCCCATCACCACCTACGTCAACATGATCTCCGGCCCGCGCAAAGAGCATGAGCTGGACGGCCCCCAGGAAGTACACCTGGTGCTGCTGGACAACGGCCGCAGCCAGGCGTTTGCCGACAGCGAACTGCGCCAGACCCTGAACTGCATCCGCTGCGGCGCCTGCATGAACCACTGCCCGGTGTACACCCGAATCGGCGGCCATGCCTACGGCGAGGTCTACCCGGGGCCGATCGGCAAGATCATCACCCCGCACATGGTGGGCCTGGCCAAGGTCCCGGACCACCCCAGCGCTTCGTCGCTATGCGGCGCTTGTGGTGAAGTCTGCCCAGTGAAGATCCCGATCCCGGCGCTGCTGCGGCGCCTGCGCGAAGAGAACGTCAAGGCGCCGGACAGCCCTCATCAAGTGATGCGCGGCCAGGGCAGCAAGTACTCGCGCAAGGAACGTTTCATCTGGAACGCCTGGGCCCGCCTCAACAGCTCGCCGACCCTGTATCGCCTGTTCACCCTCGCCGCCACACGGCTGCGGGCACTGGCCCCGAGCAACGTCGGCCCCTGGACGCAGAACCACAGTGCGCCAAAACCCGCCGCCCGGTCGCTGCATGACCTGGCCCGTGAGCACCTGGCCAAGCAGGGAGACCGCTGATGAGCGCCAAGCACAACATCCTCGCCAAGCTGCGCAACAGCCTGACCGGCACCACACCGATTGTGGATAACTTCGACGAGGCGCTGGTCACCGAGCCTTACACCTATACCGCCGAACAACGCATCCCGCAGTTGCGTAAACAAATGGAAGCGGTGCACACCGAAATTCACCTGAGCAGCGCGGCCGGTTGGCCAGAACTGCTGGCTCGGCTGCTGCAGGAGCGCCAGTTGCGCAGCCTGCTGATCGCCCCGGGCACAGCCTATGGCCAGCAAGTGACGCAGCACTGGAGCGAGCATCCCGAGCTGCCTGAACTCAAGGCCTATGACCGGCCGGTGGAAGAGTGGAAAGCCGAGCTGTTCAACGACACCCCGGCCAGCCTCACCAGTACCCTGGGGGCCATCGCCGCCACCGGCAGCCTGATCCTCTGGCCAACCCGGGAAGAGCCGCGGCTGATGAGCCTGGTGCCGCCGGTGCATTTCGCCCTGCTCAAGGCCAGCGAGATCCACGACAACTTCTATCAGGTGCAGCAACAGATGAACTGGGCCGCCGGCATGCCGACCAATGCATTGCTGGTGTCCGGCCCATCGAAAACCGCTGATATCGAGCAAGTCCTGGCTTACGGCGCCCACGGCCCGAAAGACCTGGTGGTGCTGATCCTGGAGGACCAATGAGCCTACCGGCCGCTTTTCTGCGTGACGCCCAGCAACTGATTCCCCAGGAGCGGCGCTTCGACGATCCGCTCTCGACCCTGGCCTTCGGTACCGATGCCAGCTTCTACCGGCTGATCCCGCAACTGGTGATCCGCGTCGAATCCGAAGACGAAGTCGTCACCCTGCTCCAGCTGGCCCAGCGCGACCGAGTACCAGTGACCTTTCGCGCGGCGGGCACCAGCCTTTCCGGGCAAGCCATCAGTGATTCGGTACTGATCGTTCTGGGGGATAACTGGAATGGTAGGGAGATTCGCCACGAAGGAACGCAGATCCGCCTGCAGCCTGGGGTGATCGGCGCCCAGGCCAACGCCTGGCTGGCACCTTTCGGGCGCAAGATCGGCCCCGACCCGGCCTCGATCAACGCCTGCAAGATCGGCGGCATCGTCGCCAACAATGCCAGCGGCATGTGCTGCGGCACCGCCCAGAACACCTATCACACCCTGGCCGGCATCCGCCTGGTACTGGCCGATGGCACCCGCCTGGACACCGAGGATGCCGCCAGCGTCGCCGCCTTTCGTGCCAGCCATGGCCCATTGCTGGAACGCCTGGCCGAACTGGGCCGCGCGACCCGAGCCAACAGCGAGCTGGCAGCAAAGATCCGTCACAAATACCGCCTGAAGAACACCACCGGCCTGTCCCTCAACGCCCTGGTGGATTTCGACGAACCGCTGGAGATCCTCAGCCATCTGTTGGTGGGCTCCGAAGGCACCCTGGGCTTTATCAGCGCAGTGACCTACGACACGGTGATCGACCACCCGAACAAGGCCTCGGCGCTGATCGTCTTTCCCGATGTGGACACTTGCTGCAACGCGGTGACCGTACTCAAGAGCCAGCCGGTATCGGCGGTGGAGCTGCTGGACCGCCGCAGCCTGCGCTCGGTGCAGGACAAGCCCGGCATGCCGGCCTTCGTCCAGCAGCTCTCGGCCAATGCCTGCGCGCTGCTGATCGAGTCCCGCGCCGCGTCCTCATCACTGCTGCACGAGCAACTGGCGCAAATCATGGAGTCCCTGGCTGCCTTCGCGGTGGAAAAACAGGTGGACTTCAGCGAAGACCCACGGGAAAACGCCAAGCTCTGGGCGATCCGCAAGGACACTTTCCCGGCGGTGGGCGCGGTGCGCAAGACCGGCACCACGGTGATCATCGAAGACGTGACCT
Coding sequences:
- a CDS encoding lactate permease LctP family transporter; the encoded protein is MQTWQQLYSPLGSLGLSALAAVIPIVFFFLALAVFRLKGHVAGSITLALSILVAIFAFQMPADMALAAAGYGFAYGLWPIAWIIVAAVFLYKLTVKSGQFEIIRSSVLSITDDQRLQVLLIGFCFGAFLEGAAGFGAPVAITAALLVGLGFNPLYAAGLCLIANTAPVAFGALGIPIIVAGQVTGIDAFKIGAMTGRQLPLLSLFVPFWLVFMMDGLRGVKETWPAALVAGLSFAVTQYFTSNFIGPELPDITSALASLVSLTLFLKIWQPKRSADARIPGVSADIAITASAGGFGQPRTSQASPYSLGQIFKAWSPFLILTVLVTIWTLKPFKAMFAAGGSMYAWVFNFAIPHLDQMVVKVAPIVTAPTAIPAVFKFDPISATGTAIFFSALLSMLVLKINLKTGLTTLKETFYELRWPILSIGMVLAFAFVTNYSGMSSTMALVLAATGAAFPFFSPFLGWLGVFLTGSDTSSNALFSSLQATTAHQIGVNDTLLVAANTSGGVTGKMISPQSIAVACAATGLVGKESDLFRFTLKHSLFFATIVGLITLAQAYWFTGMLVH
- a CDS encoding (Fe-S)-binding protein; translated protein: MSELFYNAVPNATRVAPPLAEPRQYPSTKPARVYLFGTCVVDLFYPEAGMDAIHLLEREGIRVEYPQGQSCCGQPAYTSGYTEQARIVARSQLALFAGDYPVVVPSGSCAGMLREHYADLFKDEPETLKQVQALAARTYELAEFLLHVCKVQLKDSGAPVKVALHTSCSARREMNTHLHGRELLSQLSNVERVEHSHESECCGFGGTFSVRMPDISGAMVADKTRALKDSGAHQVLSADCGCLMNINGALEKQQEALRGQHLASFLWQRTGGAR
- a CDS encoding LutB/LldF family L-lactate oxidation iron-sulfur protein; protein product: MSTPELIPTTTLADDFRTRAHQALGDQQLRNNFRSAMDSLMAKRAASFSDAHEREHLRALGNAIRARALSKLPELLERLEQNLTRNGVTVHWAETVDEANGIVLSIIRAHEARQVIKGKSMVSEEMEMNHVLAEQGIECLESDMGEFIVQLDHEKPSHIIMPAIHKNAGQVASLFHDKLDVEYTKDVDQLIQIGRRVLRQKFFEADIGVSGVNFAVAETGTLLLVENEGNGRMSTTVPPVHIAVTGIEKVVENLRDVVPLLSLLTRSALGQPITTYVNMISGPRKEHELDGPQEVHLVLLDNGRSQAFADSELRQTLNCIRCGACMNHCPVYTRIGGHAYGEVYPGPIGKIITPHMVGLAKVPDHPSASSLCGACGEVCPVKIPIPALLRRLREENVKAPDSPHQVMRGQGSKYSRKERFIWNAWARLNSSPTLYRLFTLAATRLRALAPSNVGPWTQNHSAPKPAARSLHDLAREHLAKQGDR
- a CDS encoding LutC/YkgG family protein: MSAKHNILAKLRNSLTGTTPIVDNFDEALVTEPYTYTAEQRIPQLRKQMEAVHTEIHLSSAAGWPELLARLLQERQLRSLLIAPGTAYGQQVTQHWSEHPELPELKAYDRPVEEWKAELFNDTPASLTSTLGAIAATGSLILWPTREEPRLMSLVPPVHFALLKASEIHDNFYQVQQQMNWAAGMPTNALLVSGPSKTADIEQVLAYGAHGPKDLVVLILEDQ